One region of Oryza glaberrima chromosome 7, OglaRS2, whole genome shotgun sequence genomic DNA includes:
- the LOC127779735 gene encoding uncharacterized protein LOC127779735 — translation MAAVDPHRAFRIQCSAVRRARAAVQIRSGPPMVTACVSCVNDGKLSPSSRQIGCRRRLASRQVIASIDRVLGWQIVLILCLLDQLGCKVAVLDVVMFVDMDFQNKLIDSLSREPQGFGTAGAKYSLQVICSIINYTTE, via the exons ATGGCGGCCGTCGATCCGCACCGTGCCTTCCGGATCCAGTGTTCGGCTGTGCGTAGGGCGCGAGCTGCTGTCCAGATTCGCTCAGGGCCTCCGATGGTGACGGCATGCGTCAGCTGTGTCAACGACGGCAAGCTTTCCCCTTCGTCGAGGCAGATCGGTTGTAGACGGCGGCTTGCGTCGAGGCAGGTCATTGCTTCTATCGATCGAG TTCTAGGTTGGCAGATTGTTCTTATTTTGTGTTTACTGGATCAGCTGGGCTGCAAGGTAGCGGTACTGGACGTGGTCATGTTCGTTGATATGGACTTCCAGAACAAGCTGATCGACAGCCTATCAAG GGAACCCCAAGGATTTGGAACTGCTGGTGCAAAATACTCACTACAGGTAATATGTAGTATTATTAACTACACAACAGAGTAA